aaagtgtaattagcaagcatggtggaaatttcagctttcggtatctttattttatttgtaatgatatccttcatatacttagcataaggatttactttaagcatatcagttaagcgcatacgtaagaaaataggtctaatcatttcagcgaagcgctcaaaatcctcatcatcctttgacatggatggtttaggaggaaagggcatgggtttctgaacccatggttctctttctttaccgtgcttcctagcaacaaaatctcttttatcataacgttgattctttgattgtgggttatcaagatcaacaataggttcaatctctacgtcattgtttttgctaggttgagcatctacatgaacatcattattagcattattatcaggttcatgttcatctccggattgtgtttcggcatcagagatagaagtatcattggggttctcaagtgtttctacattatgttcactagaagtttgcaaagtcctatcattcttctttttcttcttcttagaagaactaggaacatctagattattattctgagaatcttgttcaattcttttagggtggccttcaggatacaaaggttcccgagtcattctaccagttctagtagccactctaatggcAAAGTCGTTTTTATTATTcaactcatcaagcaaatcattttgagctttgagtacttgctcagcttgagtagcaaccatagaagcatatttgctaatgcggtgaagttcatctttaactctagccagattatcacctacgcgtcctatttcgaaagcattattctttaactctctaccaacataaagtcatcaaattcatccaagcatgggctatgaaatttagtagagggtatttcaactttatcatatctatagagagaatttacctttactacctgtgtcgggttatcaagacaatgtggttcttcaggcggtaaattaagaccatgtatatcttcaataggtggtaaattcttaacatcttcagctttaatacctttttctttcattgatttctttgcctcttgcatatcttcaggactgagaaataaaacacctctcttcttcggagttggtttaggaacaggctcaggagttggctcaattggttcaggaattacttcaggaactggctcgggaagagtcaaattattttcattagtcaacatattattcaatagtatttcagctttgtcgactgttctttccctgaaaacacaaccagcacaactatccaagtggtccttggaagcatcggttagtccactataaaaggtatcaagtatttcatttttcttaagaggatgatcaggcaaagcattaagtaaccggagaagccttccccaagcttgtgggagactctcttctttgatttgcacaaaattatatatttcccgcaaggcagcttgtctcttataagcagggaaatatttagcagagaagtaataaatcatatcctggggactacgcacacaaccaggagcaagagaattataccaagtcttagcatcaccctttaatgagaacagaaatatcttaaggatgtataaatagcgagacttctcatcgtgAGTAAACagggtcactactagggaaaaacctagcagcagcgcgggttttgggcctattagcagcgtgGGGGcctgcgctactaataaggcgctacagctaacttatagcagtagcgcgggtgccacccgcgctactactacgtcctttagtagtagcgtgggtaaaaacccgcgctactactaccagcgcgggttttttatgaatttttttaaaaaaatatttcgattttttccctaattttcaaatttctgaattattttaacctcaaatctctaatcacccctcatcgctgctcaatttaatctctaatcacccctcatcattccaaatcatctaacttcccggacggtcacccatcctctcactactccaacctgagcacgcttaacttccgggttctattctccctcgtttccaagtctgcacttgttgttttcctgacaatagtaagatgtcaatcctattaacctcaggaatttagcttgagcatgaagtcacacatttcactatttgagtttgaaactattgttctaaaaaattagtaacactaatatttcttgaataattagtttaaccacagtttgaccacagtttggccatagtttgaccagatttgaccaaaattcaaaaaaactaaaataattatttagtaacactaatattctagaataatttgtTTGACCACactttgaccacacagtttgaaattttttcgatttttcccactctagatcttaaaagccccgtaacttttttctgttaggtttttgaggattttgaaaatgtttaacggggttccaccccgttaaatttggatgtaacttttcgagtagatgatttttcatataaaaaactttttcatccgagttagtatgcaaaagttatgcccatttttacaaattctcgagagattttgcaaataaagtcgaaattcatatttgcaaattttcccaacaactagaccacatatcacatgggaaacttattttcttttgttttttgacattttcatcattttcttttatttttttttaaactgaaaaggcgatccacagggaggggggggtagagtttgaaaatgggacctttagtagcagcgcggttttttaccccctcgctactactatggcaccacttagtagtagcgagggctaaaacccaacgctactgctataagACTTAttagtagcgaggttttaaaaacccgcgctactactacggcatgtcccggggggcacggtagagaccgcttagtagtagcgagggttaaaaacccgcactactgctatcaacttagtagtagcgaggtttaaaaacctgcgctactggtaagtagcagtagcgagggtttttaaccctcgctactagtaactttttgtgtataggcttttccctagtagtgggtggctatatcattcaacttggtaagatgtgccacaacggtttcagattcaaggccataaaaaggatcatattcaactaaagtaataatatcaggatcaacagagaattcataatccttatcagtaacacagataggtgaagtggcaaaagtagGATCGGTTTTCAttctagctaataatttcttaagatcatttctatcattgcaagcaagaatttccatagcagctgcttcattcataacataacccttaggaacaacaggtaatacataatcattggggaacgttcatcatcactatcatcaataataggttcttcaatattttcattccccctaactctagcaagttgttcatcaagaaattcccgTAATGGCAAAGTagaatcacgcacagaagtagtttcatcatgaatagcagaagtggcatcatcaataacatgcgacatatcagaattcatagcagtagcaggtttaggtgtcgcaagcctactaataacggaaggagaatctagtgcagagctagatggcagttccttaccttccctcgtagttgagggcaaaatcttggtcttagcatcttccaagttcttcatagtgatcaacagatataaatcccaagtgactcagagaatagagctatgctccccggcaacggcgccagaaattagtcttgataacccacaagtataggggatcgcaacaactttcgagggtagagtattcaacccaaatttattgattggacacaaggggagccaaagaatattcttgagtattagcagttgagttgtcaattcaaccacacctggataacttaatatctgcagcaaagtatttagtagcaaaagtggtacgatagtaaaggtaacagtagcaatagtaaatagaaatgtttttgggttttcgtAGTAGTtgaaacagtagcaacggaaaagtaaataagcgaagaacaatatatgaaaagctcgtaggcaatggatcagggatggataattatgccggatgcgattcctcatgcaatagttataacatagggtgatatagaactagctccaattcatcaatataatgtaggcatgtattccgtaaatagtcatacgtgcttatggaaaagaacttgcatgacatcttttgtcctaccctcccgtggcagcggggtcctagcggaaactaagggatattaaggcctccttttaatagagaaccggaccaaagcattatcacatggtgaatacatgaactcctcaaactacggtcatcaccgagaagtgtcccgattattgtcacttcggggttgtcggatcataacacataataggtgactatatacttgcaagataggatcaaaaacacacatatattcatgaaaacataataggttcagatctgaaatcatggcactcgggccctagtgacaagcattaagcatagcaaagtcatagcaacatgaatctcagaacatagtggatactagggatcaaaccctaccaaaactaacttgattacatggtaaatctcatccaacccatcaccgtccagcaagcctacgatggaattactcacgcacggcggtgagcatcatgaaattggtgatggaggatggttgatgatgacgacagtgacgaatccccctctccggagccccgaacggactccagatcagtcctcccgagagagattagggcttggcggcggctccgtatcgtaaaacgcgatgaaactttatctctgatttttttctccgcgagacggaagatatagagttggagttgaggtcggtggaggtccagggggcccacgagataggggggcgcgccctacagggggggcatgtctcgtggacaggccctggggcccctggtgtatttctttcgcccagaaattcttattaattccaaaaagtgcctccgtagatttgcaggtcattccgagaacttttcatttctacacataaaacaacatcatggcagttctgctaaaaacagcgtcagtccggattagtttcattcaaatcatgcaagttagagtccaaaacaagggcaaaagtgtttgaaaaagtagatacgttggagacgtatcatctatgTTAAACGACCTCTTCTGCCATGCTGACTCCCGCCCACATGGCGTTTTTCCTATGGAAGGACCTGCCCCTTCTCAACAACCGCTACGCCTATAGTGCCATGGCCGACAGACTTATAGTCTTTGAAGTGGAATGAGGCTGTGGCTATGACATGTGTATTCTCAACTCCTTCACGGGTTTCATGGTCTAACTCAGCGTGTTTGTCTAGAATGGGGAAAGAGAATGGGAGTTTACACGTGGGAGTTTAGTAGGGGATTAGGCGTGGGAAATTGAATTTTAGTCCCATTCCCATGTTTGGTGTGTGTTTGGAATTAGTAAAAGGAATTTGAGATAACTTCCCACGTGAACTaacgcgcgggggggggggggatacgtgGGGATTGACCTCCTTAATTCTCCTTCCCCATCCCACCTCAATTCACTTGCCCACCAAACAATGGATTATATGTCACGTATCCCTTAAATTCCCATTCCCTGCCTCTAATAACCCGCAACCAAACACGTTGTTTCTATCAACTCCGATGCTCCTACATCGCCGTGATCAACAACTCAATGATGACACTCCTCTTCGTCTTCTTTAACGTTTTCCATGGAGTATGCCATGACCCAAGTAATACTTTCCCTCAGCCATTTAGCGTCGAGCAGAGTCCTGCCGAGTTTCTTTTTCACAGTGTCGAGAATCCTACAAGTGCTTATCTACAAGAGATAAAAATAGAATAATTAGCAAACCAGAACGAAATGTTTTATTGAATCAATTTCTGGCCCTCCAAATATTCCAACACCCCATGATCATGATAGATTGAACTTAATATTTGCATTTGTATCGGACCAATGAAATGTGGAGGTCAACGGACCCTAGACAGAAACTGGGTCTCTGACAAATCAATCCAACCAAAAATGAGGAGGTTAACGGATGATTGAAGAACAGTAAGCAATGCATGTTCCTTTTCTTGCAATGAAAATGGTTTGCTTTTAAAATGATAATACAAAAAACTTCAACTCCGAAACGAAACAGCTCAATCCTACCAACAATGAGGAGGTGGTAAACGGATGATTGAAGGACAGCATAGCATGTCCTGTTCTTCCATATTAAAATGGTTTACTTTTGGGACGAAAATATAAATCATTAACTTCGAAACCAGCCTTATATATTTGCAAAGTCCTTGCTTTATTAAAATCTTCTGACCATGTACTCGATTCCACGACTATGCGAATGGCCAGTGCGGCCAATTCGTAAAGAAACCATCAAACACTTTGGTACCAATTGCTGCTTCTGGAGGCACGTAGTACTACTAATTAGCACTTTAAGTAAGAGCATGTTAACATCAATCTCCAAGTACAAGTGCAGCTCCTGTACTGCAACTCTTTTGGCAGGACAGGTCAATGGATTTGGCAGCTCTCATCTGCTACACCACGATTCTGATCCTCGTCTTCCTCCCGCTGTGTGCGTCCGACGACCGGCTTGTCCTGGGCAAGCCGCTCCGTCCTGGGACCACCATCGTCTCCGACGGTGGTGACTTCGCCTTGGGATTCTTCACCACGTCCAATTCTACGCCAGCCAGCTTGTATCTCGGCATATGGTACAACGGCATCTCCGAGCTAACCACGGTGTGGGTCGCGAACCGTGAAACCCCGGTCATCAACAATACTTTCTCTCTGCCGAACCTCTCCCTCACCAATACCTCAAGTCTTGTTCTGTCCAATGGCAATGGCACTGGCCGTGTCATCTGGACGACGACCAGCGTCGCCACTGCCGCAGGCTCATCTCCCTCGACGGCGGTGCTGTTGAACACCGGAAACCTTGTCCTCCGCTCACTAAATGGCACCATATTGTGGCAGAGCTTCGACCACCCAACTGACACGTTCCTCCCCGGCATGAAGATCGGGCTCAGATACAGAACGCGAACCGGGGATCGCCTGATGTCCTGGAAGGGCCCCGGCGACCCCTCGCCAGGGCGTTTCTCCTACGGCGGTGACCCGGCTACGTTCCTCCAGATATTCATCTGGGATGGGGCACGACCTGTGTACCGCAACATCCCATGGACAGGGTTCAGGGTGAAGAGCAAACACAAGTACCAGCAGGCGGATCCGAACGCTAGCGCCATCGTCGTCTACATGGCTGTCGTCAATACCGACGAGGAGATCTACGTGACCTACAGCCTCTCCGACGGTGCTGCACGTACCAGGTATGTACTGACCTACTCCGGCGAGTACCAACTCGAGAGTTGGAGCAGCAGGTTGTTGAAGTGGACTGTCCTCGCCAAGTGGCCACCCACCGACTGCACCCGCTACGGCTACTGTGGCTCGTATGGGTACTGCGACGCTACGGCGGTGCCCGTACCGACGTGTAAGTGCCTCGACGGCTTCCAGCCGACGAGCAAGGAGGAGTGGGACGGTGGCAGGTTCTCGAAGGGGTGCCGACGAATGGTGCCATTAAGCGGGTGCGGTGGCGGCTTCTTGCCCCTGCCATTGATGAAGTCGCCGGACAGGTTCACATTTGTCGGCGGGAACAAGAGCACATTGGAGGAGTGTGAGGCGGAGTGCCGCCGTAATTGCTCCTGTGTGGCGTACGCGTTCGCCAACTTGGGCAGCGGTAGGTCAGGAGGAGACATGACGAGGTGCTTGGTGTGGGTCGGGGAGTTGGTTGACGGTGGGAAGACAGGTGAAGTACCTGGTGGAAACACACTCTATCTCCGCGTTGGAGCTGAAGGCTCGCCAACACATGGACCAGGTGGTACCAAATGTCCCCTCATTTCTACTGATTTAATTTGTTTTCACTAACGTCGTAATTCCATCATTCATTCTCCTTTTTTatgatatatgtatgtatgtatgtatgtagggAGCAATTCGGCAGTAGTGCCAATTTTAGGGACTAGTGTCGTTCTTCTACTCATAGGCATTTTCGTGGCGTGGTTAAAATTCAAAGGTACGCCTAGTATTTTCCTTCTGTGAGAGAGTAGTCCATCTGACTACCTAAGGTTGGGGTTCGTCTTATATTACGTACCCTAAATTAGGAAAACTAGAATAAATCTTGTTTCTACTCATTCCCATGCATGGGCAATGACCACACTCTACATATGCTCGACGTCGACGAGGTCTGGAAAATCCTAGTGATGGTTGGTCATGATTCGGTGGGATATGTCTATATGTGTGCACGACGGGTAGGCAAGGGAGGAGACAATGGTTTTCCTAACATGTGAATCTCATTTTGCCACTATGTCAAATCTTCAtccatatcatcaaatttgttgttTCCATTCTTTCTAAACAGCCAATTATAGGTTTTGTGACTTATAAGGGGGTAACACATGAAAGTCAAATTCAGAGCCAAATAATTTCATGTTTTTACGTTTGTGATATAGTCATTACAGAAGAAATGATCATAGTTTTTTGGAGCAGGCAAGAACACAAAACTGAGAAAAGACAAGATGATAACATTTTATGGTATGGGTACCTCTTGTGAACTTGAGGATGGAAACCCTCCCCATGATCATGAATTAGCATTTGTGAGACTTGAGGAAATAGCCCAAGCAACAGACAGTTTCTCCGAAAAATGTATGATTGGACAGGGAGGCTTTGGCAAAGTTTATAAGGTAACTCATTCACTAGTTTCCTATGATTTATATTAAAACCATTAAACTTGAGCTCTTCATATGAGAAACTGCTTTGCCATTAAAAAAATATAGGGATTCTTAGGTGGTAAGGAAACTGCTGTAAAAAGGCTAAGTATGGATTCTCAACAAGGAACAGAAGAATTCAGGAATGAAGTAATTCTGATTGCTAGGCTACAACATAGAAACTTGGTTCGACTTCTTGGATATTGTGGCGAGCAGGCCGAAAAGTTGCTGATTTATGAGTATCTACCCAATGGGAGCTTAGACGCCATCCTTTTTGGTACATAACGTATTCTAGCAACAAACCATAATTCCCTAAAACAACCTGTTAGATACTTTTACTTACATTTCCTTCTATTTACAGATGATTCAAGGAGAATGTTGTTGGATTGGGAAACACGGTTTAGTATAATCAAAGGGGCCGCAAGGGGATtactttacctccatcaagattcAAGAATGACTGTAATCCATAGAGATCTCAAAGCTGCAAATGTTTTACTAGATGCAGAAATGAAACCCAAGATAGCGGATTTTGGTATGGCAAGGATCTTTGGGGATAACCAGCAAAATGCAAATACCCAACGTGTTGTCGGAACATAGTGAGTATCCCTTAGGGAGTTTCTATTAACATTCGAATAAATTTTAGCTTACTTTTCGTCACTCTTGTAACTGAATGATTAAACAGTGGCTACATGGCTCCTGAGTATGCAATGGAAGGCATCTTCTCTGCCAAGTCTGATGTCTATAGCTTCGGCGTGTTACTGCTAGAGGTTGTAACGGGTATAAGGAGAAGCTCCAATAGTCAAACCATGGGGTTCCCTAACCTCATAGTCTATGTGAGTATATACACGACTTTTCTGAAGTTTCATTGTTTGAAGTACTTCAAGTTTCCGAAACATTTTTTTTAGATTCACAAACAAGCTAATAAATAATGTGATATTCTTGATTCTTTCAGTCATGGAATATGTGGAAGGAAGGGAAGGCAGAGGCATTGTCAGACTCATCTATCATGGATACTTGTTCACCTGATGAAGTTTCGCTTTGCATCCATGTAGCACTCTTGTGTGTCCAGGAGAATCCAGATGACAGGCCATTGATGTCATCTGTTGTGTTTGTCCTAGAGAATAGAAGCACCACACTTTCGACCCCAAACCACCCACCCGGC
Above is a window of Triticum dicoccoides isolate Atlit2015 ecotype Zavitan chromosome 5B, WEW_v2.0, whole genome shotgun sequence DNA encoding:
- the LOC119306088 gene encoding G-type lectin S-receptor-like serine/threonine-protein kinase At4g27290; translation: MDLAALICYTTILILVFLPLCASDDRLVLGKPLRPGTTIVSDGGDFALGFFTTSNSTPASLYLGIWYNGISELTTVWVANRETPVINNTFSLPNLSLTNTSSLVLSNGNGTGRVIWTTTSVATAAGSSPSTAVLLNTGNLVLRSLNGTILWQSFDHPTDTFLPGMKIGLRYRTRTGDRLMSWKGPGDPSPGRFSYGGDPATFLQIFIWDGARPVYRNIPWTGFRVKSKHKYQQADPNASAIVVYMAVVNTDEEIYVTYSLSDGAARTRYVLTYSGEYQLESWSSRLLKWTVLAKWPPTDCTRYGYCGSYGYCDATAVPVPTCKCLDGFQPTSKEEWDGGRFSKGCRRMVPLSGCGGGFLPLPLMKSPDRFTFVGGNKSTLEECEAECRRNCSCVAYAFANLGSGRSGGDMTRCLVWVGELVDGGKTGEVPGGNTLYLRVGAEGSPTHGPGGTKCPLISTDLILPILGTSVVLLLIGIFVAWLKFKGKNTKLRKDKMITFYGMGTSCELEDGNPPHDHELAFVRLEEIAQATDSFSEKCMIGQGGFGKVYKGFLGGKETAVKRLSMDSQQGTEEFRNEVILIARLQHRNLVRLLGYCGEQAEKLLIYEYLPNGSLDAILFDDSRRMLLDWETRFSIIKGAARGLLYLHQDSRMTVIHRDLKAANVLLDAEMKPKIADFGMARIFGDNQQNANTQRVVGTYGYMAPEYAMEGIFSAKSDVYSFGVLLLEVVTGIRRSSNSQTMGFPNLIVYSWNMWKEGKAEALSDSSIMDTCSPDEVSLCIHVALLCVQENPDDRPLMSSVVFVLENRSTTLSTPNHPPGFARRNTEMERIRDDIQHSMNSFTLTEIQGR